The proteins below come from a single Saccharopolyspora sp. SCSIO 74807 genomic window:
- a CDS encoding pilin translates to MHFLSASCPCRCGGLRLLMIAGLATAGLLAISMPAVAETTHVLALARTIDDVLNNIRNWIMGLLALLATVFLTIGGVRYVLANGDPGEVEKAKQSFKSAGFGYALAALAPLVVEILRGIVGA, encoded by the coding sequence ATGCACTTCTTGTCTGCCTCGTGCCCCTGCCGATGCGGTGGTCTCCGGCTGCTGATGATCGCCGGATTGGCCACCGCCGGCCTCCTGGCGATCTCGATGCCCGCGGTCGCCGAGACCACCCACGTCCTCGCGCTGGCCCGCACGATCGACGACGTCCTCAACAACATCCGCAACTGGATCATGGGTCTGCTCGCCCTGCTGGCCACGGTCTTCTTGACCATCGGCGGCGTCCGCTACGTGCTGGCCAACGGTGACCCAGGCGAGGTCGAGAAGGCCAAGCAGTCTTTCAAGTCCGCTGGGTTCGGCTACGCGCTCGCGGCGCTGGCGCCGCTGGTCGTAGAGATCCTGCGCGGAATCGTGGGGGCCTGA
- a CDS encoding site-specific DNA-methyltransferase produces the protein MNRLYYRDETIEMHIGDALQIMASLPNASVDCVVTSPPHWGLRDYGTAVWIGGNPECRHTLGTTPHQRRTTRKRTHWWPRSSINKHCRKCGARAHDRQYGLEPTIDDYVDRLREVSAEVWRLLTPRGTYWLNLRDGFSYHNSGTGSTRKITTEEAPSVVRHKSLLGIPWRAALALQQDGWIIRNAMVWHKPNGIPDPASDRFSSRYEMVFLLVKQPDYYFDATRALEPLSQNRPGYRKNHRGGNKPHTVRSPWHPRGAGKNVGDVWSISTRPLPDAHCAPFPIDLPQRCIAVGCPEKGRVLDPFSGAGTTGLSARQLGRSFQGIDLRADYHDIFLRRLRQQSRRIEVTDETNPGANVA, from the coding sequence GTGAATAGGCTCTACTATCGTGACGAGACCATCGAAATGCATATTGGCGACGCACTTCAGATCATGGCATCGCTTCCCAACGCTTCGGTGGACTGTGTCGTCACCTCTCCGCCTCACTGGGGACTGCGCGATTACGGAACCGCGGTCTGGATCGGCGGAAACCCCGAGTGCCGACACACCTTGGGAACAACACCCCATCAACGCCGGACCACCAGGAAACGTACGCACTGGTGGCCTCGTTCGAGCATTAACAAGCACTGCAGGAAGTGCGGCGCTCGTGCGCACGATCGGCAATACGGCCTGGAGCCGACGATCGATGATTACGTCGATCGCCTCCGGGAGGTGAGTGCGGAAGTCTGGCGCCTCCTGACCCCACGGGGTACGTACTGGCTCAATCTTCGAGATGGTTTCAGCTACCACAACAGCGGCACGGGCAGCACGCGCAAAATCACGACCGAAGAGGCTCCTTCGGTCGTTCGGCACAAAAGTCTCTTGGGGATTCCGTGGCGGGCGGCTCTCGCTTTGCAACAAGACGGGTGGATCATTCGCAACGCGATGGTCTGGCACAAGCCCAACGGCATACCGGACCCGGCATCGGATCGGTTCTCCTCGCGCTACGAGATGGTTTTCCTCTTGGTGAAGCAGCCGGACTACTACTTCGACGCAACCCGCGCGCTCGAACCGTTGTCGCAGAACCGTCCGGGGTATCGGAAGAACCACCGCGGGGGAAATAAGCCGCACACGGTCCGATCCCCGTGGCACCCGCGGGGAGCTGGCAAGAACGTCGGCGACGTCTGGTCGATCTCCACGCGACCGCTGCCGGACGCGCACTGCGCTCCGTTTCCAATTGACCTTCCGCAGCGATGTATCGCGGTCGGCTGCCCTGAAAAAGGCCGCGTCCTCGACCCCTTCTCCGGAGCAGGAACCACTGGCCTCTCCGCCCGACAACTGGGCCGGTCGTTCCAGGGAATCGACCTGCGGGCGGATTACCACGACATTTTCCTGCGGCGACTTCGGCAGCAAAGCAGGCGTATCGAGGTCACCGACGAAACAAATCCAGGAGCCAACGTTGCGTAA
- a CDS encoding DNA modification methylase yields the protein MPKTLLRPGSVWDTGSTTPARQIADRHVGATRADTALTPDVARQIITTYTAPGDTVCDPNPGPGLVLAEALRAGRDVLGLPTEPRWESALEANLDLARLAGPVGTATLLDSVDDPRTAELPGAVDLVLTGLRHTPASDPSRVLVGLYEDLDAVADWVWPGGHIVITCRPWRRHGSLLDLPGKVGDAAAAIGLAPADHCIALTAPIRGNRVRPRIVSRAGRLPESTDIHGRTTAISAHLDVLVFRLPTTARRETPQRGAA from the coding sequence ATGCCTAAGACCCTCCTGCGCCCCGGCAGCGTCTGGGACACCGGCAGCACCACCCCAGCCCGGCAGATCGCGGACCGGCACGTCGGAGCCACCCGCGCCGACACCGCACTGACCCCGGACGTCGCGCGGCAGATCATCACCACTTACACCGCTCCCGGCGACACCGTCTGCGACCCGAACCCGGGACCGGGACTGGTCCTGGCCGAAGCCCTCCGGGCGGGCCGGGACGTGCTCGGCCTGCCCACCGAGCCCCGGTGGGAATCCGCCCTGGAGGCCAACCTGGACCTCGCCCGCCTCGCCGGCCCGGTCGGCACCGCGACCCTGCTGGACAGCGTCGACGACCCCCGCACCGCCGAACTGCCCGGCGCCGTCGACCTCGTACTCACCGGCCTGCGGCACACCCCGGCCAGCGACCCCAGCCGGGTGCTGGTCGGGCTGTATGAGGACCTGGACGCCGTCGCCGACTGGGTCTGGCCCGGCGGGCACATCGTGATCACCTGCCGCCCCTGGCGCCGCCACGGCAGCCTGCTCGACCTACCCGGCAAAGTCGGCGACGCCGCTGCCGCGATCGGCCTCGCGCCCGCCGACCACTGCATCGCTCTGACCGCACCCATTCGAGGAAACCGGGTGCGCCCGAGAATCGTCAGCCGCGCGGGGCGCCTCCCGGAAAGCACCGATATCCACGGCCGCACCACAGCCATCTCGGCTCATCTTGACGTGCTCGTTTTCCGCCTCCCCACAACCGCACGTCGTGAAACTCCTCAGCGAGGTGCCGCGTGA